The following DNA comes from Candidatus Nitrosotalea okcheonensis.
ACATCAAGCTGATCACAAGTATTGCGAGAAGACAAGAAAAGAAGTGCAAAGAAAAGGAATTGGAATGACTAGTCTTCTTAATCTGTCAGTAATTGAGAGACTGAAATAGATCTCTTGGGAAATTCTTTTCAAGAGATCAAATTGCAAATCTAATAGTAGAAAAGTTATATACTCTGCTAAATTCTGTTTTGGTGATGAGTAAGCCATCCGAGCTTGGTGCATTAAAAATTGGTTCCTACATATTACTTCCAGTAAGTGGTCCAAATGAGGAACCGTGTAAAATAGTTGAATATGATACAAGTAAACCAGGAAAACATGGTGCCGCAAAAGCAAGAATTGTAGGAGTGGGAATATTTGACAAGAAAAAATACTCACATGTCTCACCTGTAAGCGCACAAGTTCAAGTTCCTCTCATTGATAAACGAGTGGGGTCTATAATTTCAAAAACTCCTACCAGTGTTCAAATCATGGATGCTGAGACATTTGAAGTCTTTGACGCACAACAAATTGAAGATGAAATCAAAGAAAAAGTTTTGCAAGGCGTAGATGTTGAATACTGGAAAGTCATGGATAGAACTATTATAGTAAGAATCAAAAGTTAATTCGGATGCTGATGATGACTAGAAAAGCCAACTGACCTTATGATGAAGATTATGAGTATTGAAGCATCCAGGCTTTTCACACAGTAGAATTAGTTATACGATACAGGCATATATGGTTGATATATGAAAGGAATGTGTCATGTTTGTCTGGCGTCTAATGTGGAGACAACGCTGAAGGATAATATCTCTCTGTGTAAAGACTGTCTAAAACATGTAAACGAACTGGAAAAAAATTAATTGATTAGATGTGGCGTGAATTTGAATTGAAACTGGCATCTCTTTTTTCAGGCGGAAAGGACAGTACTTGTGCTATCTACAAGGCCGAGAGGGAGGGCCATGATGTTAAATGCCTTGTTTCCATATTTCCACCATCTGCAGAAAGCTATCTACTACATTATCCTAACATGGGATTTACATCATTGCAGGCTCAAGCAATGAGATTGCCGCAAATTGTGGCGCAAACTGATACAACTGATCCCGAAGTTGAACTCAAGGAATTGCAAAATCTATTGGATAAGGCAAAAAAGGATTTTGGAATAGATGGAATTGTTCATGGTGGACTGTTTAGTGATTATCAACGAATACGTTTTGACAGAATTGGCAATAGTCTAGATCTAAAAATAATATCACCACTGTGGCATCTTGATCAAAAAAATTATCTGCAAGAATTGCTAGAATCTAAATTCAAATTCATTGTGACAAGTGTGACCTCTGCAGGACTCGATCAAACATGGTTGGGAAGAGAAATAATCAAAGATGATGTGGAACAACTTGTAAAATTATCTGCCAAATATGGCTTTAACTTGGCATTTGAGGGTGGTGAGGCTGAAACCTTTGTAATTGACTGCCCATTGTTCTACTCTCCAATCAAAATCGTGAAAGCAAACAAGATCTGGGATGGCTATAGAGGAAGATTTGAAATAACCGAGGCCGTTTTAGACAAGTAATGCTAGATGGCTTAAAGACTGGTCTTAGAGCTGCACTAAAGAAAATAGTAAACTCTTCTGCAGTTGATGAAGGTCTAATTAGGGAACTCTCAAAAGACATCCAAAGGGCACTGTTACAATCAGATGTAAATGTAAAACTTGTCTTTCAAATAACAAAAAATCTTGAGGAGAGATCTATTAAGGAGACTCCTCCGCCAGGGCTTTCCAGAAAAGATCATATTGTAAAGATTCTGTATGAAGAGCTTTCAAAACTGCTTGGTACTGAAGAACAATATGTATTCCAACCTGGTAGGGTAAACAAGGTTCTAATGCTTGGAATTCAGGGTAGTGGAAAGACCACTGTAACTTCAAAGCTTGCAAAACTTTTGACTAGACAAGGGTATAGAGTTGCAGTTGTTGGTGCTGATACGTATAGACCTGGTGCACTTACACAACTTAAAACAATGTGTGAGAAAACAAATGTAGAGGTGTATGGTGAGGAAGGAAACAAGGACTCACCTGAAATAGTAAAGAACGGCCTAAAGCATTTTGAGGGACAAAATTTTGATATTATTCTAATAGATACAGCAGGAAGACACAAGGAAGAAAAAGATCTTCTTGAGGAAATGACCAGAATTGGTGCTGTAGCAAATCCTGATCTTGCATTGCTGATAATTGATGGTACCATTGGACAACAGTGTTATGGTCAAGCAGAGGCATTTCACAAGACCGTTCCGGTAGGAGGCATCATAATAACAAAACTGGATAGCAGCGCAAAAGGTGGAGGCGCCCTTGCAGCTGCGGCTGCTACTGGAGCACAAATAATGTACATCGGAACAGGTGAAAGAATTGACGATCTTGAAAAATTTTCTCCTACTAGATTTGTAGGACGAATGCTTGGCATGGGTGATATTCAAGCATTACTTGACATGGCAAAAAGACTAGAGACCGAAGGCAATGAAGATCGACTAAAGAGAATTTCACACGGCAAAATGAATATGGAAGATTTCTATTTTCAAATTGAGGAAGCAACAAAGGCCGGAGGATTGCGTAACATCTTGGAAAACATGCCTGGTTTTTCTGGAATGGTAAAAGAAGATCAAGTTGAACAGCAAGAACAGCGCATGGAAAAATGGCGCTACATAATCCAGTCTATGACAAAGGATGAAAAATCTGATCCTGATTTGATAAATGCATCGAGAGTGAAAAGAATAGCAAGAGGTTCTGGATGGCCAGAACACGAAGTAAAAGAACTACTAAAGGCGTACAAAAATTCAAAAACCATGATGAAAGCTTCCAAAGGGCGTCAGATGCAAGGCATGCTCAGAAAGATGGGATTGGGCTAGTAATTTCTTGAGATGCGTCTAAATATCTTGGATTGTATATTCTAAAACATCTTGTTGAACACCTATCAGTGTTATCAGGCGCTGGGTCTCCAGGATGGAGTCTCAATCAGGGATGTAAAATCAGCCTATAGAAAGTTAGCATTGCAATATCACCCAGATAAGAATTCTTCAGATCAAGAAAGCATAAAATTCAAGGTAATAACTGAAGCATATCAAACACTTCGTGCAGAATACAAGAACAGTATGGCAAAGTCTTCTGCAAAATACGCTGATAAAGATTTGAAGAAAAAATCTGGTTTCAATTCTGGAAAAAATTCGTGGGGTGCAAAAAAATCCGATAGGCCACCAAATGAAGATTGGACTAGGTATACCGGATATGCTGAAAGTGAATATCAGAATTTCTGGACACGATATGAAAAAACTTTCTGGGATTATTATGAAAAAGTAAGATCTGAGACAAAAACTGGAACTGAGCCAATACAGGTTGAAAATGACATCGCCGTTTCTGTAAATGTTGATCCTGGCAAATGTATAGCATGTTGTAGCTGTGAAACAATTGCACCATCAGTATTTAGGGTGGAGAAAAATGTAAAGGTAAATCCAAAATCTAAGGTAATTAATGAATGCGGAGCAAATTCTGAGAAAATTCTAGATGCTGCACAAACATGTCCAACAAAGGCCATCAGTGTTTCAGAAAAAGAATCTTCCAGAAGGTTATATCCTTGGTAGCTTGGCATAATTAAGATTAAAACACCTTATTTGCTTACTTGATGCACTGTTGAAAAAAACCAAGATGGATGTGGTAATTGAAGAGACTAGGCAAATCTTGCGAGAATATAGTCTCTGCGACTATTGTCTTGGAAGAATGTTTGCAAGTAAATTACGGTTAGTCTCACACAAAAATCTTGGAAAAAAAATCAGAAAAATAACAAAACAAAATAAACCAAAATCATGTTATCTCTGCAAGAATTTAATGCCAGAGCTTGGCACATTCTTAAACAAAATTCTTGACATGTCAAAGGAATACGAGTTTTCTACATTTCTCATAGGCGCAATTCTAAAGCCTTCTATTTTAGACAGGGATGACATTGTACGCTCCAAGTTTAAACTTCGCGGTATTGCCGGAATTAAAAGTGATGTCACAAGAGAGATGGGAAAACAATTTGGCAAAAAAACTAGGAGTAGAGTTGATTATCAAAATCCTGACATTGTAATTACAATTGATTTTAAAAAAGACCAATGTGATATAAAACCAAAAGCATTGTTTCTGCAGGGAAGATATACAAAAGAAGCAAGAGGAATTCCACAAAAACAAGTGTCTTGCAACAGGTGTGATGGAAAGGGGTGTTTTGCTTGTGACTTTCATGGAATATCAGAATTTAATAGTGTTGAAGGCCATATTGCCAAGTTTCTGTTTGAAAAATTTGGTGCACAACAAGCCAAAATAACTTGGATAGGAAGTGAAGATCAATCCAGTCTTGTTCTCGGAAATGGGAGGCCGTTTTTTGTCAAGGTGATAAACCCGCACAAAAGAAGAGTCACAATACCAAAAAAGGTAAATCTCGGAAATATCTCTGTTCTCAATTTACATGTTGTTTCAAAGATTCCTACTGAACAAATAAAATTCAAGACAGAGGTCATGCTAGAGATAACAACTGAAAAAGATCTGACACTGGAGGCATTGAATGTGTTGAAATGTCTAAAAGACATGCCTATTGCAATAAGCGAAAATCTACCATGGCAGAATCAAAAAAGAATCTACGATGTTAAAATAAAAAAAATGGATACAAAATCATTTACAGTCATGATGACATTGGATGGCGGAATTCCTCTAAAGAGGCTTGTAACTGGAAACAATGTGGAACCAAACATAAGCATGCTACTTGAAAATGGGTGCAAGTGCATAACATTTGATTTTCATAAAATAGTGTCTAGTGACTGAATTTTTAGAGTAATTGTGACAATTCTGATCGAATCTCTTGATTACTACAGAACTATTTGAAATCTATCTTTTTATGTCAAACTTTTATTATCGTCAAATTCAATCTTGTTGGATTGGATCCTTTACTTAGGGTGCACGATGCCCATAAAAATGGATTAATTCCTGACCAGGTCCATGCTTTAATAATAAAAAGATTCAGAGTAGCTTTGTCTGGAATCCAAAGAATAGAAAAAGCATCAGGAATCAATTTTCCGCTTGCATATGTGGAACCATCTGCAGTTGTATCTCACCCCTCTGTAGGCTCTTTTGATTATGGAATATTATTTGCAAGAACAATCCCTGTTGTTTCTAACGATAAATTGAACATCATAATACAAATTACAGCACCACTTGTTGCATATGGTCTAAAGGGCACAATCCATGCTATTCTGGCACATGAATTTTTACACTATTTGGAACTAATGAGAAAAATATCCAAGATGGACATTGTTTCAGATGAGCTAAGCGGTAATCTTTTTGAAAGCAGCTATTCGGATTCTACCAGGCTCTCTGAACCAAAAGCAGTCTTTGATGACAAAACCTTGCTGCTACACATCACTAAAAAATTTCCAGAGGGATTTAGGGACTATAAACTAGAAGATAAGGTGATGAAACTCTGGATAGAAAAGAATCTTCCTACCACAAACATAACAATGGACACCAACATTGCCAAGATCCCGGCATCTGTGATTGCAAACACTACGATTGATCCAATCTTTTTACACAAATTAGATCAAATAGAACAAAAAACTTTTCGTCTTCAAAAGAAGAAACTATACTAATTACTGGTTAAATTCAGTCAAGCCACATTTGCCACAACTTCGTCTGTCTTTATGGTTTGACATGAATACGCCCTTGCCACACCTTGAACATTCTTTCTTTGTTCTCTCTGCTTTGTCACCAGAAACTTTGTAATACTTGTACACTGATGGGCTGGAACCTTTCTTACCTGCCATTACTTGCTCTCTTCCTTTACTTCAGCTTGGTCTGAAGGAGCCTCTCCTTCTGCTTTTGCAGCTGCACCTTTTGCTTTTTCAATTCTTGCAAAGACTGCGGCCTTTAGATGCTCCTTGGCAAGTTTTTCATCCTCGTACACATAGAAACTTCCAGATATCACTGGTCTTCCAGTTTCATTTTTCAATAATATTGGTACTACAATCTTTCCTTCTAGGTTGAATTTTTTTGAAATCATGTCTACTGCCTCTAGTTTTTTGAGTCTACCAGAAAGGCCTTTGAAATTACATGTAATCTCTCTTCTTGACAGTAAGGGATTCTTTACATCTCGTGTAACTTCAATCATTGACATGTATTCCAAGTCCTTTTAATAGTTCATATAAATCTTAACCACTTCTAGATAACAATTTAAGAAATCAATATGTAAAAAATTCGTGGACAGGTTTATGGTTCACCTGAAAAACTCGGGTTATGTTCCAGCT
Coding sequences within:
- a CDS encoding signal recognition particle receptor subunit alpha, with amino-acid sequence MLDGLKTGLRAALKKIVNSSAVDEGLIRELSKDIQRALLQSDVNVKLVFQITKNLEERSIKETPPPGLSRKDHIVKILYEELSKLLGTEEQYVFQPGRVNKVLMLGIQGSGKTTVTSKLAKLLTRQGYRVAVVGADTYRPGALTQLKTMCEKTNVEVYGEEGNKDSPEIVKNGLKHFEGQNFDIILIDTAGRHKEEKDLLEEMTRIGAVANPDLALLIIDGTIGQQCYGQAEAFHKTVPVGGIIITKLDSSAKGGGALAAAAATGAQIMYIGTGERIDDLEKFSPTRFVGRMLGMGDIQALLDMAKRLETEGNEDRLKRISHGKMNMEDFYFQIEEATKAGGLRNILENMPGFSGMVKEDQVEQQEQRMEKWRYIIQSMTKDEKSDPDLINASRVKRIARGSGWPEHEVKELLKAYKNSKTMMKASKGRQMQGMLRKMGLG
- a CDS encoding diphthine--ammonia ligase; this translates as MKLASLFSGGKDSTCAIYKAEREGHDVKCLVSIFPPSAESYLLHYPNMGFTSLQAQAMRLPQIVAQTDTTDPEVELKELQNLLDKAKKDFGIDGIVHGGLFSDYQRIRFDRIGNSLDLKIISPLWHLDQKNYLQELLESKFKFIVTSVTSAGLDQTWLGREIIKDDVEQLVKLSAKYGFNLAFEGGEAETFVIDCPLFYSPIKIVKANKIWDGYRGRFEITEAVLDK
- a CDS encoding J domain-containing protein; this translates as MNTYQCYQALGLQDGVSIRDVKSAYRKLALQYHPDKNSSDQESIKFKVITEAYQTLRAEYKNSMAKSSAKYADKDLKKKSGFNSGKNSWGAKKSDRPPNEDWTRYTGYAESEYQNFWTRYEKTFWDYYEKVRSETKTGTEPIQVENDIAVSVNVDPGKCIACCSCETIAPSVFRVEKNVKVNPKSKVINECGANSEKILDAAQTCPTKAISVSEKESSRRLYPW
- a CDS encoding 30S ribosomal protein S27ae, with the protein product MAGKKGSSPSVYKYYKVSGDKAERTKKECSRCGKGVFMSNHKDRRSCGKCGLTEFNQ
- a CDS encoding tRNA pseudouridine(54/55) synthase Pus10, with amino-acid sequence MKKTKMDVVIEETRQILREYSLCDYCLGRMFASKLRLVSHKNLGKKIRKITKQNKPKSCYLCKNLMPELGTFLNKILDMSKEYEFSTFLIGAILKPSILDRDDIVRSKFKLRGIAGIKSDVTREMGKQFGKKTRSRVDYQNPDIVITIDFKKDQCDIKPKALFLQGRYTKEARGIPQKQVSCNRCDGKGCFACDFHGISEFNSVEGHIAKFLFEKFGAQQAKITWIGSEDQSSLVLGNGRPFFVKVINPHKRRVTIPKKVNLGNISVLNLHVVSKIPTEQIKFKTEVMLEITTEKDLTLEALNVLKCLKDMPIAISENLPWQNQKRIYDVKIKKMDTKSFTVMMTLDGGIPLKRLVTGNNVEPNISMLLENGCKCITFDFHKIVSSD
- a CDS encoding eS24 family ribosomal protein; the protein is MSMIEVTRDVKNPLLSRREITCNFKGLSGRLKKLEAVDMISKKFNLEGKIVVPILLKNETGRPVISGSFYVYEDEKLAKEHLKAAVFARIEKAKGAAAKAEGEAPSDQAEVKEESK
- a CDS encoding translation initiation factor IF-5A; amino-acid sequence: MSKPSELGALKIGSYILLPVSGPNEEPCKIVEYDTSKPGKHGAAKARIVGVGIFDKKKYSHVSPVSAQVQVPLIDKRVGSIISKTPTSVQIMDAETFEVFDAQQIEDEIKEKVLQGVDVEYWKVMDRTIIVRIKS